In Candidatus Dependentiae bacterium, a single genomic region encodes these proteins:
- a CDS encoding AAA-like domain-containing protein, with the protein MRFFNTAGPVNPENHYYVPHRLNANELQQLIDQKKYFVLHAPRQSGKTTVLLKFVSEINEASKYQALYVNVEPAQVTRGNVHEGMKTILQLFLIAILQQIPNSQNLTKHLTELIQSSTPPAAMLLTFLSHWATVSLKPLILFIDEIDSLIGDTLISVLRQLRAGYSSRPHAFPQTVCLVGVRDVRDYRIWSEQEQSMVLGGSAFNIKAESLILPNFSREQVRNLYEQHTKETGQQFTDEALEYAFYLTQGQPWLVNALAYQACFRNITDRSCAITKNIIEQAKETLILRRDTHIDVLVDRLHEPRVRSIIDAIINGDQESLDVSTDDIAYVCDLGLIAKKEKILCIANPIYQEIIPRELSYALQATIVQKTIWYQNPDGSLNMHKVLQAFQQFYREHSEIWIERNSYKESAPHIIMMAFLQRIVNGGGKIHREYALGRKRVDISIEWPAGNQRIVVELKIKRSQESLEKGLKQTAEYMDKANATEGYLVIFDPSDTKSWDEKIFTQSHTVEGKTIPVWGA; encoded by the coding sequence ATGCGCTTTTTTAATACCGCAGGCCCAGTTAACCCTGAAAACCACTACTACGTGCCGCACCGCTTAAATGCAAACGAATTACAACAACTTATAGACCAAAAAAAATATTTTGTTCTTCATGCTCCTCGTCAGAGTGGAAAAACAACCGTTTTGCTCAAATTTGTCAGTGAAATTAATGAAGCAAGCAAATATCAAGCACTGTACGTAAACGTTGAACCTGCACAAGTAACACGAGGAAATGTTCACGAAGGCATGAAAACTATTTTACAACTATTTTTGATTGCTATTTTACAACAAATCCCAAACTCACAGAATCTTACAAAACATCTCACAGAGCTGATCCAGTCATCAACCCCTCCAGCAGCTATGCTCCTCACTTTTTTATCTCACTGGGCAACAGTAAGCCTCAAACCGCTCATCCTTTTTATTGATGAAATTGATTCACTCATCGGGGATACCCTCATCTCAGTTTTGAGACAATTACGCGCCGGGTATTCAAGTAGACCGCACGCATTTCCGCAGACTGTCTGCTTGGTGGGAGTACGAGATGTTCGCGATTACCGTATTTGGTCAGAACAAGAACAATCGATGGTTTTAGGTGGAAGCGCGTTTAACATCAAGGCAGAAAGCTTAATACTTCCAAACTTCTCACGCGAACAAGTGCGTAATTTATATGAACAACATACGAAAGAAACTGGGCAACAATTCACTGATGAAGCTCTTGAGTATGCATTTTATCTCACTCAGGGACAACCATGGCTTGTCAACGCACTTGCATACCAAGCATGCTTTCGAAACATAACAGATCGTAGTTGCGCAATTACCAAAAATATTATTGAACAAGCAAAAGAAACGCTTATCTTAAGGCGTGACACACATATCGATGTTTTAGTTGACCGCCTCCATGAACCACGTGTAAGAAGTATCATTGATGCAATTATCAATGGCGATCAAGAAAGTCTTGATGTTTCAACTGATGATATTGCATATGTTTGTGATTTGGGACTTATCGCCAAAAAAGAAAAAATTTTATGTATTGCAAACCCAATTTATCAAGAAATAATTCCTCGAGAATTGTCATACGCACTACAAGCAACGATTGTTCAAAAGACAATCTGGTACCAAAACCCTGATGGGTCTTTGAACATGCACAAAGTACTACAAGCCTTTCAACAATTTTATCGAGAACATTCTGAAATTTGGATCGAGCGAAATAGCTATAAAGAATCGGCCCCTCACATCATTATGATGGCGTTTCTACAACGCATTGTAAATGGCGGGGGAAAAATTCATCGCGAATATGCACTTGGGCGCAAGCGTGTTGATATCTCAATTGAATGGCCAGCTGGAAATCAGCGGATTGTTGTTGAGCTTAAAATTAAACGATCACAAGAATCTTTAGAAAAAGGGCTCAAGCAAACTGCAGAGTATATGGACAAAGCAAATGCAACTGAGGGGTACCTGGTTATCTTTGACCCTTCTGATACAAAATCGTGGGATGAAAAAATCTTCACACAAAGTCATACCGTTGAAGGCAAGACCATTCCTGTATGGGGTGCATAA
- a CDS encoding cyclase family protein, with amino-acid sequence MMSLILDKKHKKIIDAFLLQYPYQFYAYGSRAKGSINQYSDLDLCLMSPVSGDVFAHIKYGLSQLMLPFGIDLIAWQYISDEFKKTIQSSLIPYTPDLFLSADLIDLSHQINSSMPTWDGRCGLQINVTNDYDQTFRVQKITMNAGLGTHLDVPAHIIQGGLDCSQITSQQLQAPCTVMYVDIKKNPDFILTRNVIEQFEAEHGKIIPNSWFLVMFGWGSRWHDAIGYRNADAAGTMHFPKIDGDAAELFIERQILGIGVDTLSPDGGDGSLQLLHKALLPKNIFILENLKFVENLPIQSGYLLVSHLPIVGGTESPARVVFLCHQ; translated from the coding sequence ATGATGTCACTTATTCTTGATAAAAAACACAAAAAAATTATTGATGCATTTTTACTTCAATATCCGTATCAGTTTTATGCCTATGGCTCACGAGCAAAGGGTTCTATAAATCAGTATTCAGATCTTGATTTGTGTTTAATGTCACCGGTTTCCGGGGATGTTTTTGCCCACATAAAATATGGCCTATCTCAGCTTATGCTCCCATTTGGTATCGACTTGATTGCTTGGCAATATATTTCAGATGAATTTAAAAAAACAATTCAAAGTAGCCTGATTCCCTACACGCCGGATCTATTTTTGAGTGCAGACCTTATCGATCTTTCTCATCAGATTAATTCTTCTATGCCAACCTGGGATGGTCGCTGTGGGCTGCAAATAAATGTAACAAATGACTACGATCAAACATTTCGTGTTCAGAAAATAACCATGAATGCAGGTTTGGGAACTCATCTTGATGTTCCTGCTCATATCATTCAGGGGGGACTTGATTGTTCACAAATAACTTCACAGCAGCTTCAAGCGCCTTGTACCGTCATGTATGTTGATATTAAAAAGAATCCCGATTTTATTCTAACAAGAAATGTGATTGAGCAGTTTGAAGCTGAGCATGGGAAAATAATTCCGAACAGTTGGTTTCTTGTTATGTTCGGTTGGGGTAGTCGGTGGCACGACGCCATTGGTTATCGAAATGCAGACGCTGCAGGCACGATGCATTTTCCAAAAATCGATGGAGATGCGGCTGAACTTTTTATAGAACGTCAAATTCTAGGAATAGGGGTTGATACTTTATCTCCTGATGGCGGCGATGGTTCTTTGCAGTTATTGCATAAAGCTTTATTACCTAAAAATATTTTTATTCTTGAAAACCTAAAATTTGTAGAAAATCTTCCAATTCAAAGTGGTTATCTTTTAGTGTCACATCTACCAATTGTTGGTGGTACAGAATCTCCAGCGCGTGTGGTATTTTTGTGTCATCAGTAA
- a CDS encoding nucleotidyltransferase substrate binding protein, translated as MYILNGKILIQPLLDAQIQLNEAIKTAQSRLEITGAIKCFEYCYEMSWKIMRKILIEQGIDENVNSPRSVFRHAHSSGLIDNVQAWNDFIEKRNLTVHTYDGHLADIVFESLPTFADELDLFVLKIKRL; from the coding sequence ATGTACATTCTCAATGGCAAAATTCTCATACAGCCTTTACTTGATGCGCAAATTCAGCTTAATGAGGCAATTAAAACAGCTCAAAGTCGTCTTGAAATTACAGGGGCAATTAAGTGTTTTGAATATTGTTATGAAATGAGCTGGAAGATTATGCGTAAGATTTTAATTGAGCAAGGGATTGATGAGAATGTTAATAGCCCAAGGAGTGTATTTAGACATGCTCATTCCTCAGGCCTGATTGATAATGTTCAAGCATGGAATGATTTTATAGAAAAAAGAAATTTAACGGTCCATACCTATGATGGCCATTTAGCTGATATTGTTTTTGAGTCGCTGCCAACTTTTGCAGACGAACTTGATTTATTTGTTCTCAAAATAAAGAGACTATGA
- the trxA gene encoding thioredoxin produces the protein MAESVNAANFEQEVLKSTIPVVVDVWATWCGPCRQMAPIYEELSKELEGTVKLVSLNIDEERDLAIAHNVSSIPTFIFFKDGKVVGKETGFMNKDALKGKIDTHLK, from the coding sequence ATGGCAGAAAGTGTTAACGCAGCAAATTTTGAGCAAGAAGTTCTTAAGTCTACGATTCCTGTGGTTGTTGATGTTTGGGCAACCTGGTGTGGCCCTTGCCGCCAAATGGCTCCTATTTATGAAGAGCTTTCAAAAGAGCTTGAAGGAACTGTTAAGCTGGTGAGCTTGAACATTGATGAAGAGCGTGATCTTGCAATTGCGCACAACGTTTCTTCAATTCCAACCTTCATCTTTTTCAAAGATGGCAAAGTGGTTGGTAAAGAGACCGGATTCATGAATAAAGATGCGCTCAAGGGAAAAATCGATACGCACCTGAAATAA